The Rhodoferax sediminis genome has a segment encoding these proteins:
- a CDS encoding MFS transporter gives MARISNTALGQIPTGVWTLGFVSLLMDVSSEMIHSLLPMFMVTTLGISVAAVGLLEGLAESTALIVKVFSGVLSDYLGKRKGLAVLGYALGALSKPLFALSSSFGVVATARLLDRFGKGIRGAPRDALVADITPNHLRGAAFGLRQALDTVGAFVGPLAGVGLMLLWANDFRAVFWVATLPGWLAVALLFFGLHEPRRQHREPRSNPISRGNIRRLPLAYWWVVGLGAVFTLARFSEAFLVLRAQQDGIPTALVPLVMVAMNIIYAGSAYPFGKLSDGMSRRTLLGAGIVVLLAADLVLASSTGWMALFVGVALWGVHMGMTQGLLAAMVADTAPQDLRGTAYGVFNLASGLAMLIASTLAGVLWQVWGAPSTFYAGALFCVLSLMALSWKPAGSS, from the coding sequence ATGGCCAGAATATCCAACACCGCCCTCGGGCAAATTCCTACGGGGGTTTGGACACTCGGCTTTGTGAGCCTGCTGATGGATGTCTCGTCCGAGATGATTCACAGCCTGCTGCCGATGTTCATGGTCACGACCCTGGGCATCAGCGTCGCCGCGGTCGGGCTTCTTGAAGGGCTGGCAGAATCCACCGCCCTCATTGTCAAGGTCTTCTCTGGCGTACTGAGCGACTATCTGGGCAAGCGCAAGGGACTGGCCGTTCTGGGCTACGCCCTGGGGGCGCTCAGCAAACCGCTTTTCGCGCTGAGCAGCAGCTTCGGCGTCGTTGCGACCGCCCGCCTGCTGGACCGCTTTGGCAAAGGCATCCGCGGCGCGCCTCGGGACGCGCTGGTCGCCGACATCACACCCAACCACCTTCGTGGCGCTGCCTTCGGCCTGCGCCAAGCGCTCGATACCGTCGGCGCCTTCGTCGGCCCTCTGGCGGGCGTCGGTTTGATGCTGCTTTGGGCGAACGACTTTCGCGCCGTCTTCTGGGTTGCGACCCTCCCGGGTTGGCTCGCCGTCGCCCTGCTGTTTTTTGGACTGCATGAGCCGCGACGTCAGCACCGGGAGCCGCGAAGCAACCCCATCAGTCGGGGCAATATTCGACGTCTGCCGCTCGCCTATTGGTGGGTGGTGGGTCTTGGCGCCGTTTTCACCCTGGCCAGATTCAGCGAAGCGTTTCTGGTCCTGCGCGCCCAGCAGGACGGGATTCCCACTGCACTGGTGCCACTGGTGATGGTAGCCATGAACATCATCTACGCGGGCTCCGCCTACCCCTTCGGCAAACTGTCGGACGGCATGAGCCGCAGAACACTGCTGGGTGCCGGCATTGTGGTCCTCCTGGCGGCGGATCTGGTTCTGGCCAGCAGCACTGGCTGGATGGCACTTTTTGTGGGTGTGGCCCTTTGGGGGGTGCACATGGGAATGACACAGGGGCTGCTGGCGGCCATGGTGGCAGACACCGCCCCGCAAGACTTGCGGGGTACCGCGTACGGTGTCTTCAATCTTGCCAGCGGCCTGGCCATGCTCATTGCCAGCACACTGGCGGGCGTGCTCTGGCAGGTTTGGGGGGCGCCATCGACGTT